GATGTTGAGGTGGTAGTCGCTCATGGTGTGTCCTCCAGCCGGAGATTGTATTGCTCGACCAATCGCAGGAATTGACGAATCTGAAAGGGTTTGGCTTCGCACCTACCTCCTGCAGATTGACCAGTTCAGCGATGGCAGGATGGGCAAAGACGTGGTGACTGCCGTTAACCCGCTTGAGTTCAAGACCGAATGCCTCGATGAGTTTTCTCATGTCGTTGAAAGCAACATTGTTCAGATGCCCTTCGCTGAGTCGCCGGAGTACCTTTCTGAGATTCATGGGCACCACATGGGAGTCGGCACCAGGTCATATCGCCGCCAGCCGCATTGCTCGGCATCACCGAGGAAGGCTGGCGTGAGGAACTGGACGGTGTAGGTGAGCCTCGTCATCAAAGCCATGGGTCGTTGTCCTTACGGTTTCGCTTTGGGTGCTGTTGTACGGATTTCGATCGCTCTTGTCCAGCACGGAAACGTTGCCGCGCGACCGTTCAGCACGGCCCTTCCGAGCAAAATCGGAGCCGGTAGTTGACCGTTTCGCCTTTCCCAGCTTATGGTACCTGTCATCCATTCCATTTCATCAGGAGGTCGGTATGCGCTATCGCGTCAGTGTCGTGATCGAGCGTGACGAGCACGGGTATTTCGCCTATAGCCCAGAACTGAAAGGGTGCCACACCCAAGGGGACACTCTCGACGAGGTTATGGCCAATATTCGAGAAGCAATCGAGCTGTACATGGAGACGCTCTCCGAAGAGGAACGAGCCGCTTTGCTCAGTCGCGAAATCTTGACTACCGCCATCGAGGTCCGCGGTGCCCAAACTGCCTAGGCTCACGGCGCCGGAGGCAGAAGCCATATTGTTGCAAGCGGGGTTTCTTCTACTTCGCACGAGAGGCAGCCATCGGATCTACACCAAAGGCTCGCAACGGATCGTCCTTCCGTTTCACGCCGGCCGCATCCTTCACCCCAAGATCATCAAACAGGTGCTCGAGACGGCCTCCGGTGAGGCCGACCTGCCTGAGCAGTGAGACAACTCGACCAAGCCCGCATGGCGCGGCGTGCCACCGGCCGGTCTGCTCGGCGTCGCCGAGAAAGGCCGGCGTGAGGAAGCGAATGGTGGAGGTGAGCTCGCCGTGGTTCGCTCGCCGTTTTGTCTCTCTTCGCGTTGCCCCTTTAGTCAAGGCGTCAAATCTGAGCACAATAGAGCCTCCAGAAATTCCGGTCCCGCATCGGCAGCCGACGGCTCTGTTGAGCGATTTCACGAAGGGTCGCCGGCGGGTACTGTTCCATGAGCCACCGAAACGTCTCGGGTGTGGTCTTCTCCATCAGCCGCTCAGCGATAAATCGTGCGTGGGCGACGGGGTCCAACCGGTCGAAATCCGTATCCCAAAAATAGGGGCGGAGAAACTCCGGTAACCGTGCCGCGCTCATGTCGGCTCCTCGGGTTCAGGGAGCACCGCCAAATCCAGCGCGGGGATCTCCGGCAACTGGCTGCCGATGGCGCCGCGAATGGCTCCGTACATGCCGGCGGTGTTGGTCACTGCTCGTTCGATCTGCATAGAATTCATTGGAGCCTCTCTGCCAGGTCTGCCGCCGCGGCCTGGGCTTTCTTCGGATCGTTTTCGGACAGAAACACATAGGCCTTGGTCGTCGCGTCGTGGGTCGCGTAGCTCGCAATCAGGCGGTCACCGTGGGCTGGATCGGCCTCCACGGTCGAGCGGCCCGGCAGACGTGGGTTGTAATAGAAGGTCTGGATCCTCGTCACATAGGACACGGCCCGGATACGTTCCAACCACTCAGCCAAGCCACGGTGCCGGCCGGCGTTGTCGTCTTCAGAGGAGATCTTCTTGTCGGCCGGAGCCAGCCCTGACGCCTTGGGCAGCAACGCCTGCGACTGAGCGCGGAACCGATCACGAAATCCTTCGTGGTAGAGCGTGCCCAGTGCGCTCAAGGTGGCCAGGCCTTGGCTGATCTCGACAAGCACGCGGAGCCTGTCCGGTAGCGATTTGACGAGGGGATCGTCGGCCTTGAGAAAGTCGCCGGCTTTGCCTTCGTCGAGCGCCTCCAACACGTGGCGATAGGCCAGCCACTCATCAAAGGCAAACGAGACCGGCAGGGCCGGCAACTCGATGGCGGCGGGAAACGATTCGAACTGGTAATAGACGGGTACGCCGAACACTTGGCCGATCAAGCCGGCAAAGGAAATTTGCGCCTTGTAGCCGCCGGTGGCGTTGATCGCGACGGGTCCGGACGCAGTGCGGTACACCTGGGCGATGGTTTTGACCAAATTACGCAACCCCTGGGCAAAGGCCTTAGGATCGTCGCCTTGCAATTTTTTGATGACGTGCGACTCGGTGTGGAATCCCCACTGCTGTCCGACAGCCGACAGCACGTCGCCGACAAAGGCGCCCTCCCGGGTGTCGGAGACGAGGAAGACCAGCCGGTCGCCCGGCGAGACGATCCCATGCGTGATCAAAGATCGAACCGAGGTCAGTTCGGCTCCGAGCTTTCGGTCATCCTGGGGCAGTTTGTGAAGCGCGGCAATCAACGCCGTCCGATGCTGATCGTCAAAGGTGTGGCCCAGCTCTTTCCAGGCTCCCAACAGGGATGTGCCGACGGTATTGATCAGGATCATGGCTCCATCACCTCAACGACTCGCGCCGTTGTAGCAAGACCCCGGCCTTGAATCCATGACGGAAACGTTGCCGGAGCGAGGTTGTCAGAATCGTGGAGGTCCAGGCCGTCACTCTTCTGCCAGCTTGGCTTTGTCCAGCGCCAGGCCATAGGTGGTGTCTTTCTTGGCGCCGGCCGAACGGATGCGGTACGGATTTTGGCTGCCGGCCATGCCGATCGCCTCGTCCAATTTCTTGTTCAGTTTGCTCACGAGCGAGCGGAATTGCTCCGGCGCGTCGTCCGGCCCCTTGGCCATCGGCAACAACGTTCCTGCGCCTCGTTCTTCAAGCAACTGTTTGGATGTTTCCCATGAGTCCTTTGTGAACGACACATAACAGTCGGTGCAATCTCCGCAAGTGTGGAGGTCTGGGTGGCTGCAATGGTCCAGCTTGGTCCGAATCAAGGCTCGATAGAGCGTCGTCATAGCGGGAGTGAGCGGCAAGGGACGGCTGCCGATCCGAATCCGTTTGGCCTGGCCGTCGAGAGACAGCGGATCAGGATCATGCCACAGGCGAAGCCGTTGGTTGGCGAGCGTCACCAATTCTCCGAATGACGATGCGGTGATCGACGGCATCTGCCCCATCAACCCGCGCAGCCGCACATAGGGCAGCTCCGCCAACTCGATCCGGGCTTTGGCGGTCTGCAGCCGTTGCCCGTTTTTCGTGGTGACCCAGGTCGGTGTCTTGGGTGGGAAGAAGAAACCGGCGAGGGATTCAAATTCCGGTGAGATCAGCACGTGGTAAAGCCGGTCCTCGGCCCGGCCGAACAGTTGCAGCGCGCTTGCGAGCAGCACGCCCATCGTCTTGCGACCGCCGGCCACGGAACAATGAAGCCGCACGTCCGGCCGGGCGGCTTGTTTCCTGATGGACTCGGCAAGCTGATCCGCGACCGCCCGATTGTCCTGTTCGGTGCGGACATCGTCGAGCGGCTTGCCGTCGGATCCCTTGAGCACGATGATGTGCGCGGCGGAGCAGCGGGGTGGTGGTGTTGGACGATAGTCACGCACGAATCGAGCCAGCGCGCCGGTCTTGCCCAGGAGCTTATCCCGGCAGACCTTCGCTCCCTCGCGGGTGGTCAAGATCCAGACGTCGGTGGGATGAATCGGCGGCGTGCGGTGATGGAGCGCCCAGAGCGTTTCCGTGACGACCTGCGGCGTCAAGCCACAGAGTGCGATCAGGACATCCTGCATCGGTCCTTCTCCGAGTCAGATGAACCGCAGCGGAACTGTGCCGCAAGTGCGGGGAGAGGTCAAGCGCAAAGTGTGGAAGCCTCGATGGGAGGGCAAGGCCAGAGCCCGGCTCAGTCAAACACGACGGTCTGATCGGCATTGCGTTCGCCGGGCACAGAGCGATGACCGCCCTCGAAGAAGGCGCGGGTGCTTTTCAATTTATGCCCGTTGGCATAGACCATATTGCCCGGCGCGAATTCGAACAGCGCGATCCAGGCCGGCCGTCGCAATGTCGGTGTGTCGCCCACACCGGGATCCAGAGAGAACGTATCGGTCGGGAACTGGTACGAGGGAAGCACACCTTGCTCCGCAAAATACGAGAGTACGAAGGCCTTTTCACGGTCCGTCGATGGGTGGCATTCTGGTCCCAATCACCCTGAACACGGCATCCTTTCTTGATGAGGAAGTGGCCATTCTTGCGGCTATGTCAATGATGACATATACTGGTGCCGATGGCATCGGCCGACAAGCCACTGGTCTGGTTGCATGGACAAGTCAAAAGCCCGCCCTTTTCTCCAACAGCCCGGCTCGAAACCGGCGTGCTGCTGCGCCGTGTGCAACGCGGCGAGAGACTGGCAATGCCGCAATCGAGACCGATGCCCAGCGTCGGGCCGCGTTGCCATGAACTGAGGATTCAGGATAAACAGGCGATCTGGCGCATTGTGTACCGTGTGGATTCCGATGCGATCGTGATCGTCGAAGTCTTCAGCAAGAAGACACAGGCCACCCCTCGGCAGATCATCGAGGTGTGTCAGCGGCGCTTGGGCCTGTACGATGAGGTGGTCCAAGAGGAGAAGCGATAATGGACAAGGCAAAACGGAAGCGGCTTGAAGCGCGGGGATGGCGAGTGGGGACGGCAAGCGACTTCTTGGGTCTGACTCCGGACGAGGCCGCGCTGGTCGAGATGAAGGTACGCTTGAGCCGGGCGCTGCGCGCGCGGCGCGAGGCTCGGGGGCTTTCACAGGTCGCTCTTGCCCACCGACTAAGGTCGAGTCAGTCGCGCGTGGCGAAGATGGAAGCGGCGGACCAGTCCGTCTCGATCGATCTGCTGCTGCGAGGGCTGGTGGTACTCGGTGCGACGCCTCGGGACATCGCGAGGGTCTTGGAGCGTGATGCCGGGGAGGCCGCCTAACGCCCGCATCAACGGATTGTTGGACGTTGTTGGACATCCTTCCACCTTCAACAACTCGCCACCTTGCTGGTTATTGGCGAAAACATCACAAGCATGCGGTCGTCAAGATGGCGGCTGTGCCGGACGGCAGGATCGGCCTCTCCTGTAAAGACCTGCCCACCGTTTCGTCGTGATGAACCTGCCGGTTGTCGTCAGTTCTTGCAAGTCGATCCCTCCGGTCATGAGCCGCTTTATCCCTTACGGGATCGTATGTCTGTCGATGGCCGGTCTCAGTCGAAGACAACGGTCTTCCGGCCATAGACCAACACGCGGTGGTCGATGTGCAGCCGGACGGCGCGGGCCAGGACGATTTCTTCGAGGTCGCGGCCCTTGCGCACGAGGTCGGCGACCGTGTCCCGGTGGCCCACGCGGATGACGTCCTGCTCGATGATCGGGCCCTCGTCCAACTCCTCGGTCGCGTAGTGGGCGGTCGCGCCGATGATCTTGAC
This sequence is a window from Candidatus Nitrospira inopinata. Protein-coding genes within it:
- a CDS encoding putative CRISPR-associated protein, coding for MILINTVGTSLLGAWKELGHTFDDQHRTALIAALHKLPQDDRKLGAELTSVRSLITHGIVSPGDRLVFLVSDTREGAFVGDVLSAVGQQWGFHTESHVIKKLQGDDPKAFAQGLRNLVKTIAQVYRTASGPVAINATGGYKAQISFAGLIGQVFGVPVYYQFESFPAAIELPALPVSFAFDEWLAYRHVLEALDEGKAGDFLKADDPLVKSLPDRLRVLVEISQGLATLSALGTLYHEGFRDRFRAQSQALLPKASGLAPADKKISSEDDNAGRHRGLAEWLERIRAVSYVTRIQTFYYNPRLPGRSTVEADPAHGDRLIASYATHDATTKAYVFLSENDPKKAQAAAADLAERLQ
- a CDS encoding type II toxin-antitoxin system HicB family antitoxin, producing MRYRVSVVIERDEHGYFAYSPELKGCHTQGDTLDEVMANIREAIELYMETLSEEERAALLSREILTTAIEVRGAQTA
- a CDS encoding DUF6922 domain-containing protein — translated: MSAARLPEFLRPYFWDTDFDRLDPVAHARFIAERLMEKTTPETFRWLMEQYPPATLREIAQQSRRLPMRDRNFWRLYCAQI
- a CDS encoding type II toxin-antitoxin system RelE/ParE family toxin, whose amino-acid sequence is MASADKPLVWLHGQVKSPPFSPTARLETGVLLRRVQRGERLAMPQSRPMPSVGPRCHELRIQDKQAIWRIVYRVDSDAIVIVEVFSKKTQATPRQIIEVCQRRLGLYDEVVQEEKR
- a CDS encoding type II toxin-antitoxin system HicA family toxin; this translates as MPKLPRLTAPEAEAILLQAGFLLLRTRGSHRIYTKGSQRIVLPFHAGRILHPKIIKQVLETASGEADLPEQ
- a CDS encoding helix-turn-helix domain-containing protein; its protein translation is MDKAKRKRLEARGWRVGTASDFLGLTPDEAALVEMKVRLSRALRARREARGLSQVALAHRLRSSQSRVAKMEAADQSVSIDLLLRGLVVLGATPRDIARVLERDAGEAA
- the csm6 gene encoding CRISPR-associated ring nuclease Csm6, giving the protein MQDVLIALCGLTPQVVTETLWALHHRTPPIHPTDVWILTTREGAKVCRDKLLGKTGALARFVRDYRPTPPPRCSAAHIIVLKGSDGKPLDDVRTEQDNRAVADQLAESIRKQAARPDVRLHCSVAGGRKTMGVLLASALQLFGRAEDRLYHVLISPEFESLAGFFFPPKTPTWVTTKNGQRLQTAKARIELAELPYVRLRGLMGQMPSITASSFGELVTLANQRLRLWHDPDPLSLDGQAKRIRIGSRPLPLTPAMTTLYRALIRTKLDHCSHPDLHTCGDCTDCYVSFTKDSWETSKQLLEERGAGTLLPMAKGPDDAPEQFRSLVSKLNKKLDEAIGMAGSQNPYRIRSAGAKKDTTYGLALDKAKLAEE